AGGATGCTGGACTCGAAGAAAAAGTGATAAGTGATTTCGAGGTTCAAAGTCCGTTTACCAAGAAGGCAATCGAAGTTCCAATCGGTTATCAAAATGGCCGTTTTAATTTGGTGAAACCAGTACCGTTCGAAGCGGAAAATTCACAGCTGGCCTATAATACCGCGTGTCGGTATGCCGTTGAAGGGCAATCGCTTTACGAACACCGAGACCCAACTCGCGGTGATTTGCAGTTAGTTGTCGTGGGCAAATTCCGATCAAAAGATCGAGAGTCTCCGTTGCTTGTTAGGAAGGTTTTAGAAGAGCACAAGGTAAGACTCTACCAATTTTCGGCATTGCCTGAGTTGGTCGCCGAAATTCGTCGAACGGCCAAGAAAATCTCTAACAAGCCAAACTGGTAGTTTTCGTTTATGCAATACTATCTCTGTTTGCGAGCGGCCGTTCTTCGGCCTGGCCGGTGACCGACAACCGGCTTTTTAGGTTTTCCGCGAAAATGATCCCCTTCGCGTTCGCGAACTTCTTCGTTTGCCTTGCGGCGGCCATCCTCGAACAACTCCGCTGCACTGTCCAGCAGTTGTTGCTTCCAAGCCGCCACCTGGCTGGCATGCACTTGGAACTGGGAGGCCAACTCGGCCGTCGTCTGCTGCTCACGAACCGCCGCCAAGGCCACCTTCACCTTGAAGGCGCCACCAAACGCCCGCCGCTTCCTGGTCACTGCTAAACCTCCAGTTCAATACCCTACCAACAGGAGTTATGCCTATCTTATTGAACTGTCGTTTTGGAGGCCCACCTCACACAACTATTGACAATAAATCCAATAGATATTTTTACGCCACATCGATTAGCTCTTGCACCGCAGGGAAACCATACTTCGCTCCGCCGGTGTGGATCGTGACATTTGGCAGGGGTTGGCAGATGCCGGAGCTGTGGGTGTGGCCGCAGTAGACGGTGAGGTGGCGGTGCGGATGGCGGCGCATCGTTTCTAGAATGACGTCGCCGAGGGCGCGGCAGGTGAAGTGGGGGGCCCATTCGTCGTCGGAGAGTTGGCCTTCGTGCCAGCAGGCTTCGCGGAGCGGCGGGACGTGCGTGGCGAGAATCACATTCTGATAGGCGGCAAGGGCGGGGGGCAAGATCGTTCGGACGTGGTCGGCCGCTTCGTCGCCGAGTCGCTGGAGTTTCGCCCAGCGATCGCGCTTGGAATACGGGGCCAGTTCCTCGATCAGCCGGTAGTCGTTCATCATGACATACGATGTTTCGTAGTTGCCCAGCCGCGCGTCGGCCCAGCCATCATCGCCCACCAGGGCGGTGGCTTCGGTCAGCGGCACGACGCTGCTTGCGGTCAGATAGACCAAATTCGGCCGCCGCTGCTGTAATCTGGCCGCGGCTTGGCGGACTTCAGCAATCGACCCGCCGTAGAAGTCGTGATTGCCCAGAACGAAATAGATCGGCCGCCGCAGCGCGTCGTCGATGCGCTCCAGCCACGGCACGAGGCTGCGAGCTTCGCCGATGTCGCCGGTGAGCACGATGGCGTCCGCCTGCGTTTCCCGCACTGCGGCGAAAAACCGTTCGGCGGTCGCCAGGTCGAGGAAGTTCAGGTGAATATCGGTAAGCCAGGCGAATCGCATGCGACGGGGAGCGGATTGAAGGGACGAGGGGCGAATGTTTGGCGCACCGGCGACTGGAAGCCGCCAGTGTGGAACTCTCGCGAGTATAGCGTTGAGAACCTCATCTTGCATCGTCGTCGTTTGCGACGTTGAATAGTCGCCATGCAGATTGTTGCATCTTCCCCGGAAAATCCTCGAACCGCCGGCCCGCACCGCGAGCTGACGCTGCTCGACGCCACTTCGGTCGCGGTGGGAATAATCATTGGCTCGGCGATTTACCAGCTCAGCCCGACGGTAATCGCGTCGGTGCCGAATCTGGCAGCGCTGCTGCTGGTGTGGATCGCGGGAGGGCTGATCGCGCTGGTCGGCGCGCTCACCTATGCCGAACTAGCTTCCGCTTATCCCGAAGACGGCGGCGATTACATCTATCTGCGGCGAGCGTTCGGCAAACGACTGGCCTTTGTTTATGCGTGGTCGGAACTGCTGGTGATCCGCCCCGGCTCGATGGGAACGATGGCCTATGTATTTGCCGAGTATCTACAGGAACTGCTGCAGATTCCCGCAATGGCTCGAGTTCCAGGGAACCTATCCGCAGTATTCTGGGCCGTGGTTGCAATCCTGGCGATGTCGCTGGTCAACCGTGCGGGCGTCAAACAATCGAAGTGGACGCAATATGGGCTTACATCCGCCAAGCTGATCGGTTTGTTCGCAATTTTTGTCGCCGCGCTGATCGGACCAGGGCAGAATGTGCCGCTTCCCGATTTGACGCTGCCGCCGCGCAGCACCAACATCCATCGGGCGATGATCTTGATCGTGTTCGCCTACGGCGGTTGGAACGACATTGTATTTGTCGCCGCGGAAACGCATGAGCCGCGGCGAAACATCCCCCGAGCGCTGCTGCTGTCGCTGGGAATAGTCGCGGTCGTCTATTTGGCGACAAATTTTGCGTTCATTCACACGTTGGGCTACGAACTAGCGGCGCAATCGAAGCAAATCGCCGCCCGAATGATGGAAGTGCGATTTGGCGAATTTGGCAGTCGGTTCGTCAGCGGATTAATTTGCGTTTCGGCGCTCGGCGCGATCAACGGCATGATTCTCACGCGCTCGCGGATCTACACGGCCGTTGGCCGAGATTATCCCAGACTCGCCAATTTAGCGACGTGGAACCCGCGAACCGGCGCGCCCGAACCGGCAATCCGCTTGCAAACCTTGGCGACGCTGGCGCTGGTGATGGTGCTGGGACTGGTGAGCCGTGGGTTCGAAAGCATGGTGGTGTTCACGACTCCTGTTTTTTGGTTCTTCTTGTTGTTGGTCGGCGTTTCACTTTTTGTCCTGCGGCGAACCGACCCTCATACGCCGCGGCCATATCGAGTGATCGGCTACCCGGTGGTGCCGATCCTTTTTTGCCTCTCGTGCGTATGGGTATTCTGTGCGGCGGTGGGATTCGCGATCTTCAACAGCTCGTACGAAGCGCTGTGGTCGATCGGCGTGGTCGCGGCCGGGTTTTGGATTGCGTATGCGTGGCTCCCCAGTCGGCCGGCGACAGTGCCGTCCGCCGAGGAAACCTCATTGCGGCAGGATATTGAGCCGGAGTAGTGGAGGCCGATTGTCACTTTTTCGGCGGCCGCTGGAGCGCGGCAATGCGTCGCCATTTCGCCGCAGGAGGACGAAAAAAAGCAACGCGATCCGCAAAGGCTCGATTGCACCAAGCCGGCGATCGCCCGTTGGAATGGGAGTGTGATTTCGGCTCAGGTTTCGCGGAAAAAATGTAGCGTCGGCCGGTGTCGGTCGCTCGGTATTTTCCCGAGAAAACGGCTGCGAACAGGCGTCGCGGCGGGCAGCGAACCGGGTCTCGGATCGGCGAAGAAACGATGCATCCCGTTATCGCTGGAACATGGGTCGAAACGCGTCCTAACATCGATCGCGAAGCCCAGCATGGCACTGGATTTGCAAAACTTCGCGTGGATGCCGCCAGATTCACCGTTCGGGTGGGTCTGGGCAAACCTCCGCCGCCGGGTGACATTGGGCGGGCAAACGGTTGAACCCCGAGGAAAAGCGATTATGATGGAACCCTAGGCAAGGCTCAGACCGGCTTGGTTCCCGGGCTGCGGGATTCTCGTCTTTTGAAGATACCAGGCCAAACAAATTCCAAAGTAGACGCAATCGAGTGAATTCTGCTTGGAGTGATTTCTCATCAGGGAATTACGTGCAGGAAGCGTTGGTTGTCAGATTGTACACCTGAGACGAGGCAACTTTTATGGGTTTCCGGTCATGGCGCCCGATTCGAACCAATTCTAAGAAGCAACTTCAACGGCGGAACGAAAAGCGGCGGCGCGGCTACGTCGCTCGGCAATACGAGCACTTGCTGTTTGAACCGTTGGAATGGCGACAATTGCTGACGGTGACGCTAGCGCCCATCGCGGGCAGCGACGCGGGGGGCGTGTTCAAAATCCCCTCCGGCAAGGTTCTCTATGTGCCGCTGACAGGCGCCGACACGGGCAACACGGTCAGCTATTCGGCGACGAGCAGCGATTCGCAGGTGCAGGTCCACGTCATGGACGGTAATCCGACGTTGCAGCTTCAGGTTCACGGCACACGCAGCGGCGGCGCGACCTTCTCTGGGACGTTGAACATCGAACTGTTCGATAATCTTGCGCACGACACGGTGCAGACGATTTCGAATCTGGTGAACTCAGGCGTTTACAACGGCAAACAGTTTTATCGCATTGTGCCGAACTTTGTCATTCAAGGAGGCTTGCAAGGTTCGCCCGCGGAGCCGCAGTTTCCCGACGAATTCAATGCGCTGCTCTCGTTCAATAGCCCCGGCCTGTTGGCGATGGCCAATCCCGGCAACCCCGACAAGAATACGTCGGAATTCTTTGTTACGGATATCGATCTGCCGCTGTCGAGCGATCCGCAGCATCTCAATTTCCGCCACAACATTTTCGGTCAGTTGACGAGCGGATTCAATACTTATCAGGACATCATGAATGCGCAGGGAATTACCTCGGATAATTCCACTCCCAGCCCGGCCGTGATCATCGATTCCGCAACCATCGTCGGCGGTGGCGATCAAAGCGCCGTGCTGCAAGTCATCGTGCCGAACGATTTCACCGGCGTTTCGTCGATCAACGTCACCGCAACATCGTCCGACACGAGCACGGCAGCACAGTCGTTCAACATCAATGCCGCGCCGGCCACGACTCCCACCGACTCACAGCCGATCATCCTCGCCCCCGTAACCGACAAGCTCACCACGACCAACGCGCCGATCAGTTTTCCCATTTCCGCCAGCGTGCTATCGGGAGTGACGCTCGATAGCACCCCCTTTTCCGTCACCGGATCCGATGAATTTCGGTCGACACCGCAACATGTGACCGTGCAAGTGACTCCGGGCGCCAATAACACGGCGACGGTAACGCTGACGCCGGCCGCCGGCTTTACCGGCTCGATCGATTTGGTGCTTCACGCCGACGACAGTGCCCTTAATTATCACGACGCAATGCGGTTTGCACTGAATGTCGTCGCCCCCGTTGCGATGACTTCGCATACCAACCCCGTCAATGTATCTACCGGGCCAACTGCTTCAGTAGGCGGCACGGGTGAGCCAGACGCCACGATCTCTGTCGTGGTCAGCGACGGCACGCATTCGACGAATCCACAAACGACCACTGTCGCGCAAGACGGAACGTGGTCGATCGGCGGTATCAACCTGAGTTCATTCGACTCAGGGAACATCACCTACACGGCAACCGACACGACAAACAATACGACACCGGCCACCGCCAGCGCCGTGTTCGATGTCACCTCGCCCACCGTCGTGATCTCTCCCGTTGGCCCGATCAATAACACCAACGTAGCCAATTTCACGGTGAACGGCACCGGCGAAGTCGGCTCTACCATTTCGCTCGTGGTCAGCGATGGATCCACGACGGCCGGTCCGTTGACTACGACGGTCAACGACGCAGGAAATTGGACGATCTCCAACATCAATCTGACCAGCTTGCTCGATGGAACGATCACGATGACCGCCACGGCGACGGATGCCGGCGATAATTCGGCCCAAGACAGCGAAATCGTCACCAAAGACGTCGTCGCCCCCGACGTTTCGATTACGACCGCCTCCAATCCGATCACGCTGGAAAACATAACCACCGCGTCAATCAGCGGCACCGGCGAAGTCGACGCGACGATCACCCTGGTCATCACCGACGGCACGCACTCGACCGATCCCCTGACGACAACGGTCGCCGGCAATGGCACATGGTCGTTCGCGGGCGTCGATCTCAAGGATTTGGACGATGGGACCATCACCTATCAGGCGACCGCCGCGGACGCCGCCGGCAACGAAGCCAGCGATACGTCGGATGCGGTCAAGTTGGCGGTGGCTGTGACGGCGTTTACCAATCCGATCAATCTTGCCAACGTCGCGAGCGCATCGATCGGCGGCACTGGCGCAGCCGATGTGGAAATCTCCGTCGAAATCAGCGACGGCAATGCCGGCCATACCCCGATTACCGAGACGGCGACGATCGGCAGCAACGGGCTTTGGTCGATCACAGGCATCGATCTGTCGGCATTGGACGACGGCACGATCACCTACAAGGTGACCGCCACCGATGCCGAGGAAAACTCCGTCGAGTTGACGCGCACCGCGCTCATGGATGTCGTCGCTCCGGCCATCGCCATCACCGGCGTCACCAATCCCATCAATGCCAGCAACGCCAGCAACGTGGTGGTTAGTGGCACGACGGACGTCGGCGCGACCGTCGTCGTCAAGGCGAGCATCAACGGCAACGAGACTGGGACTGTCAACGCAACGGTCGATTCCAACGGCCAATGGACCGCCACGATCGACGTCGGCTCGTTGGCCGACGGCACGCTCTCGTTCACGGCGACGGCCACGGACGCCGTCGCCAATTCCGCGGCCGATACTGAAACGGCCGCCAAAGACACGGTCGCCCCAGTCGTCACGATTAGTTCGGCGACCGATCCTATTACGTCGGGCAACCAATCCAACGCATCGATTAGTGGAAACGTTACCGGCACCGGCAGTGAAGCGACGACAATCACGGTCGTCATTAACGACAACGACGGATCGACGCCGGCCGTCACCCGCACCGCAACTGTCAGCAGCGATGGAAGTTGGTCGATCACGGACGTCGATCTTACTTCGCTCGATGACGGCCAAATCACTTACTCCGTCACCGCCGCGGACGTCGCCGGCAACGCAAGCGCTCCGGCCACTCTCAACGCCGTAAAGAGCGTCGCCGACAACAGCCTTTCAGGCTTTGCCTACGTCGATGCCGATGGCGACAAACAGAAAGACACGAACGAGGCGATCCTTGGGGGCATCTTGGTTACGCTGCTGGGGGTCGATCCCGGCGGCAATCCCATCCCTTCGCAAACCACGACGACCGCCAGCGACGGATCGTATCACTTCGACAATCTGCCCGCGGGAACCTACACCCTGCGCGAAGCTCAACCCAGCCAGTTTAAGAGCAGCGGTGCCACCGCCGGCAATTTGGGCGGCCAAGCGGCGATCGATATAATCACGCAGATCGTCATTTCCGGCGGCCAAGATGGAACCGACTACAATTTCGGCGAAAAAGGCCTGAAATCGTCCTTGGTAACCATCAACGACTTTCTCGCTTCGACGCCGCCGGCTCAGGAGCGCTACAACAACGCCGTCGCCAACGGCACAAGCACGGCCACGGTCGAATCGATCGCCAAGCTCGATGCCGATCCCGCCAACGGCAGCCAGGTGCGATACACGGTGACGTTCAATCGGAACGTCAGCGGCGTCGATGCCGCCGATTTCCAAGTGATCGCGCCCGGCAACCATGTCACCGGCGCTTCGATCGCCAGCGTGAGCGGCAGCGGCAAGACATACACCGTCACGGTCAACACCGGCACGGGCAGTGGCATGCTCGGTCTGGCGCTGCGAGACAACGATTCGATTCTGGACAGCAACAGTGGGAAGCTCGGCGGCACTGGCACGGGCAACGGCGATTTTGTTGCCCCCTATTACAACGTCTCTAAAGCGCTCAACGTCTCCATCGACCAACCGGCCGCGATCAATTCCGCGAACCAACACAACATCAGCGCCAGCGGCACGGCCGAAGCGAATTCGACCGTCAAGCTCACCATCAGCAATGGAGCGAATTCGCTGGCGGAGCGGCAAACCACCGCCAACAACAGCGGCAATTGGACGATCTCGAATATCGACGTTTCGACACTGCCTGAGGGCACGATCACGTTTTCCGCCACCGCCACCGTCGGTTCGGTCACTTCGGCTCCGGCGACCAAGACGACGTCGAAAGACACCGTTGCGCCGGCCGTTGCAATCACATCGGCGACCAATCCGATCGGCGACGCTCAAGATCAGAATGTGAATGTGAGCGGCACGGTTGAAGTAGGCTCGACCGTTTCCGTTGTGGCCACCGATGGCACGACCACCACCTCGGCCGTGTCGGCCACCGTCGATGCGAGTGGAAACTGGTCCATCGCCGGCTTCAATGTAAGCAGTTTGCAGGATGGTTCGATCACGTTCACGGCCACGGCCACCGATGCCGCGGGCAACACGGCAACCGGCTCCACGACGGCGACCAAAGACACGGTCGCGCCGGCCGTTGCAATCACGATGGTCACGCCGACGGTTATTAACAGCGCTAACCAAAGCAGCGTCGGCGTTTCCGGCACGGCCGAAGCAGACGCCAGTATTACGCTGTCGGCCAGCAACGGCGCGAATTCGATCACCCCGTTGACGACCACCGCGGACTCCAATGGCAATTGGAGCGTGAGCAACATCGACGTGAGCACACTAGCGGACGGCACAATCATCTTCCGCGCCACCGCGAGCGACGCCGCCGGTAATCCCGCCAACGCGACGCAGGAGGCCACCAAGGATACGGTCGCTCCGGCAGTCACACTCGCCGATCCGCCCATAATCATTCTCGGCAACGAGACCAACTATGCCGTGAGCGGCACCGGCGAAGCCGGCGCGACGGTGGCGATTGTCATCGGCGACGGCACGAACCCCAACATCACGCCGGCGGCGGCAACCGTCGGCCAGGACGGCCTGTGGACGATCGCCGGCATCGACCTGAGCGGCTTGTCGGACGGCACGATCACTTTTACGGTCTCCGCAACCGATGCCGCGGCCAACACTTCGGCGCCGACCTCGAAGACCGCACAGAAAATCACCACAGCGCCGGAAGTTGCGCTGTCCGAAGTCACCGACCCCATCGGCATCGACAATCAGCATTCGACCACCGCCAGCGGCACGAGCGAAGAAGGCGTGACGATTTCCGTGGTGGCCAGCGACGGCACGCACACGACCGCTCCCAAATCGGTCGTCGTGGGCAATTCCGGCACATGGACGATCGTGGACATCGACGTCAGCGCTTTGGACGACGGCACGATTACCTATACGGCCACTGCCACCGATATCATCGGCAACACGGCAACGAGCGACCTGACCGCGACCAAGACGACGGTGGCCATTACCTCGGTCACCGATCCGATCAACGCCGCAAATCAAGCCAGCGTTTCGGCCGCCGGTGTCGGCGAGCCGAACGCCAGCATCGCGCTCACGATCGATGACGGCGACGACCAAACCGCGCCGATTCAAACCACAGGCTCCATCGATCTTAATGGCGATTGGTCCATCTCGGGGATCGATGTCAGTTCTCTCACCGATGGCACGCTCACCTTCACGGTGACCGCCACCAGCGCCAATGACAACACGGCCTCGAAGAGCCTCACCGCCGCCAAGGATACAGTCGCTCCGGCGGTCGATATTACCTCGGTCACCGATCCGATCGTTTCCGCGAATCTCGCGAGCGTCGCCGTCAGTGGCACGGGGGAAGCTGGCGCAAGCGTGACCGTGGTGATTGGCGACGGCGCCAACTCGGACATTACTCCGCCAGCGGTGACGGTGGGCGAGGACGGCCACTGGACGATCGCCGGCATCGACGTTAGCTCGCTCGCCGACGGCGCGATTACCTTCATGGCCGTGGCCACGGATAACGTCGGCAATTCGTCTGCCCCGGCCACAGCGACGGCCACGAAAGACACTGTCGCGCCCGAGCTAAGCATTGGCGATGTCACCGACCCCATCGGGCTGGCGAATTACCATTCGACGGCGATCCAGGGCACCGGCGAAGCAGGAGCATCCGTCAAAGTGATTGCCACGGATGGAACCACTTCGACCAGTGAATTCACCACCACCGTCGGTCAAGATGGCAACTGGTCGATTTCCGGCATCGACGTCGGCACCTTAAACGACGGCACGATCACTTACCACGTGACCGCGACGGATGAGGCAGGCAATGAGACGGACGGAAGCGCGACGGCCACCAAAGCGACGGTCGCCATTACGTCGGCGACCGATCCGGTCAACGGCAGCAACGTCGCGCACATTGCCATCGGCGGCACGGGCGAGGTGGACGCAGCCATCGCCGTCGTCGTCACGGACGGTACCACCACGACCAGCCAATACACCACGACCATCGATGCGGGGGGCACTTGGTCGATTTCGGACATGGATGCGAGCGCGTTGGCGGACGGCACGATCACCTACATGGTGACGGCGACCGACAGCGGCAGCCATTCGGCCACGGCCAGTAAGACCGCTCTCAAAGACACGGAGCCGCCGGCGCTGAGGGTACTCGACTATACCCATCCGATCGGAATTGGAAACCAGCACAGCTTGACAGTTCAAGGCATTGCCTCTCCAGAAGCCATCGTCTCCGTGTTCGTTACCGATGGCACGAACTCAACGACCGTGCTCACCACGATGGCCGATCCGGATCATACCGAATTCACCATCTCCGGCATCGACGTCAGCGCATTGGCGGATGGCCAAGTCACTTACAAGGTGACGGCGACCGATCCAGCGGGCAACGAGCGCACGGACGACAAAGAGACCGGCAAATCGACGGTTGCAATCACTGCTGTCACCGATCCGATCATTCTCACGAATGCCACGACGACCTCGATCGTCGGAACCGGCGAAGCAAACGCCGACATCTCGGTTGTGGCCAGCGACAGCGACAGCGCAACCACCACGGAATATACCACGACGATCAACGCCGACGGCAATTGGTCCATTGCCAATATCGACGTCAGCGCCTTGAAAGACGGCGTCATCACCTATACGGCGACCGCCACCGATGCCGACAGCAATTCGGCGACCAGCAGCAAGACCGCAACCAAGAATACCGTCGCCATCACCATGGTCACCGATCCGATCAACGCGGCCAACCAGGCGAGCGTTTCGATCGGTGGAACTAGCGCAGTTGGGGCGATCGTCGCAGTCGCAATTAGCGACGGGGTCAATCCCGAGATCACCGGGCAAACCGTCATTGTTGACGGCAGCGGCCATTGGTCGATCGAGGGTGTCGATGTCACCGCGCTTGCCGACGGCGAGCTGACCTTTACGGCAACGGCGACCTTGGGCGCAAACGTCGGGCACGCCACGATGACCGCCACCAAAGACGTCGTCGCTCCTTCCATCGTGATTACATCGGCCACCAATCCCATCGGTACGCCGACCCAATCGAATACGACGGCCAGCGGTACGACCGAAGCCGGAGCGACCATCGTCTTGTATGTCACCGATGCACTCGAGATGACCACAACCTACAACGGCATCGCCGATGGCAGCGGCCATTGGACCATTTCCGGCATCGACGTCAGCGCCCTGAACGATGGCGCTGTGGGATTCGTCGCGACCGCCACGGATTTGGCTGGGAATACTTCTTTAGAAGGCGTGCGTTTGGCCTACAAGGACACGGTAGCGCCAACGGTCGAAATGACGCTGGTCACCGAAGTGATCGATTTCACCAACTTCCACAATACTTCCGCCAGTGGAACCGTAGAGTCCGGCGCGATTGTCTCGGTCGTCGCCAGCGACGGAACGAACTCGACCGCTCCTGTAACGGCTGTCGTGGAGAATGACGGCAGTTGGTCGGCAACCGGGATCGACGTCAGCCTGTTGCTGGGCGGCGTCATCACATTCACCGCCACCGCCACCGACTCCGCCGGAAACACCGCCACCGACAGTCTAACGGCAATGCTGGCGACGGTTTCGATCACTTCGGTCACGGATCCGATTGTGCCGACGAACGACGACACGACGACCGCCAGCGGCACCGGCTCTCCAGGCGCTGCAATTGCACTGAAAGCGAGCGATGCATCGAGTGCGGCAACGAGCGAATACACGACGACGATTGCGATCGACGGCACATGGACCATTAGTGACATTGACGTGAGCATGCTCGTCGATGGCCAAATTACTTATACTGCGACGGCCACATTCGGAGCCGAGACGTCGGTCTCCACCAAGACGGCGACCAAAGACACGACTCCACCGACGCTAACCATCGATGCCGACAGCGTCACGAATCCGATCAACATCGTCAACGCAGCGAGCACTTCGCTTTCCGGCACGGTCGAACCTGGTTTGCTCGTCGCGGTCACGGTCACCGATGGAATAACCATACTCGGTCCGTTTGCAGCCGTTGTCGAACCGGACGGCGCATGGGCGGCCGATGGCATCGATGTCAGCAGCCTGTTTGATTCCACACTGACCTATTCCGTCACGGCCACCGACGCCGCTGGGAACTCGACTCAAACGAGCCGAACTGCCAATAAGGAAACGGTCGCGCCAAACGTCACGGGCCTTACGCTAACCGATCCGAATCCGACTTTGGAGCTTACCGTCCACTTTACGGTCGTGTTTAGCGAAGCGGTAACGGGCGTTGGCACGAGTAGCTTTACGACAGTTCCGGGTGGCGACGTGTTAGGTGCTTCGATTGACAACG
The genomic region above belongs to Pirellulales bacterium and contains:
- a CDS encoding metallophosphoesterase family protein — encoded protein: MRFAWLTDIHLNFLDLATAERFFAAVRETQADAIVLTGDIGEARSLVPWLERIDDALRRPIYFVLGNHDFYGGSIAEVRQAAARLQQRRPNLVYLTASSVVPLTEATALVGDDGWADARLGNYETSYVMMNDYRLIEELAPYSKRDRWAKLQRLGDEAADHVRTILPPALAAYQNVILATHVPPLREACWHEGQLSDDEWAPHFTCRALGDVILETMRRHPHRHLTVYCGHTHSSGICQPLPNVTIHTGGAKYGFPAVQELIDVA
- a CDS encoding amino acid permease yields the protein MQIVASSPENPRTAGPHRELTLLDATSVAVGIIIGSAIYQLSPTVIASVPNLAALLLVWIAGGLIALVGALTYAELASAYPEDGGDYIYLRRAFGKRLAFVYAWSELLVIRPGSMGTMAYVFAEYLQELLQIPAMARVPGNLSAVFWAVVAILAMSLVNRAGVKQSKWTQYGLTSAKLIGLFAIFVAALIGPGQNVPLPDLTLPPRSTNIHRAMILIVFAYGGWNDIVFVAAETHEPRRNIPRALLLSLGIVAVVYLATNFAFIHTLGYELAAQSKQIAARMMEVRFGEFGSRFVSGLICVSALGAINGMILTRSRIYTAVGRDYPRLANLATWNPRTGAPEPAIRLQTLATLALVMVLGLVSRGFESMVVFTTPVFWFFLLLVGVSLFVLRRTDPHTPRPYRVIGYPVVPILFCLSCVWVFCAAVGFAIFNSSYEALWSIGVVAAGFWIAYAWLPSRPATVPSAEETSLRQDIEPE